In one Polynucleobacter sp. JS-JIR-5-A7 genomic region, the following are encoded:
- the pdxA gene encoding 4-hydroxythreonine-4-phosphate dehydrogenase PdxA, with the protein MIPQTVTHVNLVATTGEPIGVGPEVSVAAAQQFLIEQPSAAITLLGDADLLKLASQGPIDLSGRLKIQSVPLSAPVIQGVLNPQNAQYVINTLNEAIDGCLSGRFDAMVTAPIQKSVINLAGTPFTGHTEYLAGRCKAQHVVMMLCATLPKSFFNLKEPRDLRVALATTHLPLQAVSAALTQELVLETIQIVQHDLRTKFSISSPVIRVAGLNPHAGESGYLGREEIDVIGPAIESAQRLGIDASGPYPGDTMFDPASLESVDAFIAMYHDQGLAPFKFVTFGSGVNVTLGLPIIRTSVDHGTALDIAGKGIAESGSMLEALRLAYQLAINQKEKS; encoded by the coding sequence ATGATTCCGCAAACAGTAACCCACGTTAATTTAGTCGCAACCACCGGCGAGCCAATCGGTGTTGGGCCCGAAGTTTCTGTAGCGGCCGCACAGCAGTTTTTGATCGAACAGCCTAGTGCAGCAATTACCTTATTGGGTGATGCTGACTTGCTAAAGTTAGCCTCTCAAGGCCCCATTGATTTATCTGGGCGTTTAAAAATTCAGAGCGTTCCATTATCAGCACCCGTTATTCAAGGCGTTTTAAATCCACAGAATGCTCAATACGTGATCAATACTTTGAATGAGGCTATTGATGGATGCTTAAGTGGGCGTTTCGATGCTATGGTTACTGCACCCATTCAAAAGAGTGTGATTAATTTGGCAGGCACGCCATTTACAGGTCATACCGAATATTTAGCAGGGCGTTGTAAGGCGCAGCATGTGGTGATGATGCTTTGTGCCACCCTTCCTAAGAGCTTCTTCAATTTGAAGGAGCCTAGAGACTTGCGAGTAGCGCTTGCGACTACCCATCTGCCATTGCAAGCGGTCTCTGCCGCATTAACCCAAGAGCTCGTGCTTGAAACAATCCAGATAGTCCAACATGATTTACGTACAAAGTTTAGTATTTCGAGTCCGGTTATACGTGTTGCAGGGTTGAACCCGCATGCTGGTGAGTCAGGTTATTTGGGTCGCGAAGAAATCGATGTCATCGGCCCTGCAATTGAATCTGCCCAAAGACTTGGTATTGATGCTTCTGGTCCTTATCCTGGTGACACTATGTTTGATCCTGCATCCTTAGAAAGTGTTGATGCCTTTATTGCGATGTACCACGATCAAGGTTTGGCGCCATTTAAATTCGTTACCTTTGGTAGTGGCGTCAATGTCACATTAGGTTTGCCTATTATTCGCACTTCAGTGGATCATGGCACGGCTTTAGATATTGCCGGCAAAGGTATTGCAGAGTCAGGCTCTATGTTGGAAGCCCTGCGGTTGGCTTATCAGTTGGCGATTAATCAAAAAGAAAAAAGTTGA
- the glyQ gene encoding glycine--tRNA ligase subunit alpha, which produces MLTFQQIILKLQDYWDQQGCALLQPIDLEVGAGTSHTATFLRAIGPEPWKAAYVQPSRRPKDGRYGENPNRLQHYYQYQVVLKPAPENILELYLGSLSALGLDLKENDIRFVEDDWENPTLGAWGLGWEVWLNGMEVTQFTYFQQVGGLDCKPVLGEITYGIERLAMYIQNCSNVYDLVWAEGISYGDVYHQNEVEQSCYNFEHSNTDLLFANFSNYESEAKRLMEVPLALPAYEMVLKAAHTFNLLDARGAISVTERAAYIGRIRNLSRAVAQAYFESREKLGFPMCQHQSKV; this is translated from the coding sequence ATGCTTACTTTTCAGCAAATCATTCTCAAACTTCAGGATTATTGGGACCAACAAGGTTGTGCCCTATTACAACCCATTGACCTTGAGGTCGGCGCAGGCACATCCCATACCGCCACTTTCCTCAGAGCCATTGGTCCAGAACCCTGGAAAGCTGCCTATGTTCAGCCATCGCGCAGACCTAAAGATGGTCGTTATGGCGAGAACCCAAATCGCTTGCAACACTACTATCAATATCAAGTTGTTCTTAAGCCAGCCCCAGAAAATATTCTTGAGCTCTACTTGGGATCCCTATCTGCCCTTGGTCTTGATCTGAAAGAAAATGACATTCGCTTTGTAGAAGATGATTGGGAAAACCCAACGCTAGGTGCGTGGGGTTTGGGCTGGGAAGTTTGGCTCAATGGCATGGAAGTAACGCAATTCACCTATTTTCAGCAAGTAGGCGGCTTAGATTGCAAGCCCGTCTTAGGCGAAATCACTTATGGTATCGAGCGCCTGGCAATGTACATTCAAAATTGCTCAAACGTGTATGACCTTGTATGGGCTGAAGGCATCTCTTATGGCGATGTTTATCACCAGAATGAAGTAGAGCAGTCTTGCTATAACTTTGAGCACTCCAATACCGATCTGCTGTTTGCAAACTTCAGTAATTATGAAAGTGAAGCAAAGCGCTTGATGGAAGTACCCTTAGCATTACCTGCTTATGAGATGGTGCTGAAAGCAGCGCATACCTTCAACCTCTTGGATGCAAGGGGTGCCATCTCTGTTACGGAACGTGCTGCCTATATCGGTCGCATTCGAAATCTATCCCGCGCAGTTGCGCAAGCCTATTTTGAATCCCGAGAAAAACTTGGCTTTCCTATGTGTCAACACCAGTCTAAAGTATGA
- the glyS gene encoding glycine--tRNA ligase subunit beta yields the protein MSTSHSNSQSANLLIEVFTEELPPKSLRRLGEAFSDGIFAHLKSANLTTDDSAVTSFATPRRLAVQISHVLSQAEDYPIREKLLPTSIAYDPEGKATPPLLKKLAALGYTDIDLATLEKSGEGKNEALYLNVIAKGAALEKTAQTALEQTLSKLPIAKMMHYQVQQKNGELADVQFARPAHSMIALHGNTVLKIHGLGIEANNQTEGHRFLAPGTLSISAADQYEKDLESKAKVIPSFNKRRSQIEVALLKAAGEDLVLMPDSLLDEVTALVEWPAIYECRFDQEFLEVPQECLILTMQTNQKYFALIDKQGKLRNRFLIVSNIETTTPEAIISGNERVVRPRLSDARFFFQQDQKRSLASRVADLGKVVYHNQLGNQLDRTKRVQGIATGIAKKISADEKLASRAAEIAKTDLLTDMVGEFPELQGIMGRYYATHDGENTDVAAACSEHYMPRFAGDALPLTQTGTILAIADKLETLVGIWGVGLAPTGDKDPYALRRHALGICRLLLEKNLALSLPDIIELARSQFSQKDVQEKAKAADIYEFIIDRLRAYLRDQSVAGKPFTSAEIDAVLSQSPAQINDLIERLSALREFNALPQAAQLAAANKRISNILKKTTTDIAANCSNKLLQIPAEINLHQALEAITPALNAAYEKRQFVELLKALVALSKPIDQFFADVMVMDPNPELRDNRLALLQQLHQKMNLVADLGKLA from the coding sequence ATGAGCACCTCACATTCAAACTCTCAATCGGCTAACTTATTGATTGAAGTCTTTACAGAAGAATTGCCACCAAAATCCTTACGTCGTTTGGGCGAGGCTTTCAGTGACGGTATTTTTGCTCACCTAAAATCCGCCAATCTAACAACGGACGACTCCGCTGTTACAAGCTTTGCTACTCCGCGTCGTTTAGCAGTTCAGATTAGCCATGTGCTTAGTCAGGCAGAAGACTATCCAATAAGAGAGAAGCTGCTTCCCACCAGCATTGCTTATGACCCTGAGGGTAAAGCAACCCCTCCGCTACTTAAAAAATTAGCGGCACTTGGATATACAGATATTGATCTAGCCACTTTAGAAAAATCAGGTGAAGGTAAGAATGAGGCTCTTTACCTTAACGTGATAGCCAAGGGTGCAGCACTTGAAAAAACGGCACAAACTGCGCTTGAGCAAACACTCAGTAAATTACCGATTGCCAAAATGATGCACTACCAAGTGCAACAAAAAAATGGCGAATTAGCAGATGTTCAATTTGCTCGCCCGGCCCATAGCATGATTGCCTTGCATGGCAACACTGTTCTCAAAATACATGGTCTAGGTATTGAGGCTAACAATCAAACTGAGGGTCACCGTTTCTTAGCTCCGGGCACTCTCAGTATTAGTGCTGCAGATCAATATGAAAAAGATCTTGAAAGTAAAGCTAAGGTTATCCCAAGCTTCAATAAACGCCGCAGCCAAATTGAAGTTGCTCTTTTGAAAGCTGCTGGTGAAGATCTAGTCTTAATGCCTGATAGTCTGCTAGATGAAGTCACCGCCCTCGTTGAATGGCCAGCTATTTATGAATGCCGATTTGACCAAGAGTTCTTAGAGGTTCCTCAGGAATGCTTGATCCTCACCATGCAGACCAATCAAAAATACTTTGCCCTGATAGATAAGCAAGGTAAATTGCGCAATCGCTTTTTGATTGTCTCCAACATTGAAACGACTACACCAGAGGCTATCATCTCTGGTAATGAACGCGTTGTTCGTCCTCGCCTTTCTGATGCACGCTTTTTCTTCCAGCAAGATCAAAAACGCTCATTAGCTTCTCGGGTTGCTGATTTAGGCAAGGTGGTTTATCACAATCAGTTAGGTAATCAACTCGATCGCACTAAGCGCGTTCAAGGTATTGCTACTGGTATCGCCAAAAAAATAAGCGCTGATGAGAAGCTAGCTAGTCGCGCAGCTGAAATCGCTAAGACAGACTTACTCACCGATATGGTTGGTGAGTTCCCGGAACTCCAAGGCATCATGGGACGTTACTATGCAACGCATGATGGCGAAAATACTGATGTGGCAGCTGCTTGTAGCGAGCACTATATGCCACGCTTTGCAGGTGATGCACTTCCCCTGACACAGACTGGCACGATTCTTGCGATTGCGGATAAATTAGAAACCCTGGTTGGTATTTGGGGTGTAGGTTTAGCGCCAACTGGCGATAAAGACCCATATGCATTGCGTCGTCATGCACTAGGTATTTGCCGCTTGCTCTTAGAGAAGAATCTTGCCTTAAGCCTACCGGATATCATTGAGCTCGCACGCTCACAGTTTTCTCAGAAAGATGTGCAAGAGAAAGCCAAAGCAGCGGATATTTATGAATTCATCATCGATCGCCTACGCGCATACTTGCGCGACCAATCAGTTGCTGGGAAACCATTTACTAGCGCAGAAATTGATGCTGTTCTAAGTCAATCACCAGCTCAGATTAATGATCTGATTGAGCGCTTAAGTGCACTTCGTGAATTTAATGCTCTACCGCAGGCGGCGCAATTAGCTGCTGCCAATAAACGCATCAGCAATATTCTCAAAAAAACCACCACAGATATTGCTGCAAACTGCTCAAATAAGCTCTTGCAAATTCCAGCTGAGATTAATCTGCATCAAGCATTAGAGGCCATAACACCAGCCCTGAATGCGGCCTATGAAAAGCGCCAATTTGTAGAGCTCTTAAAAGCACTTGTCGCTTTAAGTAAGCCGATTGATCAGTTCTTTGCAGATGTGATGGTGATGGATCCCAATCCCGAGCTGCGCGATAACCGCTTGGCGCTCCTGCAACAACTTCACCAGAAAATGAATCTCGTTGCCGATCTCGGCAAACTAGCATGA
- the rsmA gene encoding 16S rRNA (adenine(1518)-N(6)/adenine(1519)-N(6))-dimethyltransferase RsmA — protein MHRARKRFGQNFLQDQGIIYSIVALIHPSPDMHVIEIGPGLGALTRPLLSNLNQLDLLEIDRDLVAYWNQENLKGLRVIEGDALKFNFIEWSQNHSGKKGLCKVVGNLPYNISSPLLFHLVSAAAHIDEQVFMLQAEVVERMVAHAGSSDFSRLSVMLQARYHMELVLEVPPEAFDPAPKVNSAVVRMIPRKNFDLTLSQWNVLEQVVAAAFAQRRKMLRTNLHAFADRLKLSEGELKARAQDISVNRYIEWAKLLAA, from the coding sequence ATGCATCGGGCGCGTAAACGATTTGGCCAGAATTTCTTACAAGATCAAGGCATTATTTATTCCATAGTAGCTTTAATTCATCCCAGCCCAGATATGCATGTGATTGAGATTGGGCCTGGCTTAGGCGCTTTAACTAGACCTTTACTGAGTAATCTCAACCAACTGGATTTATTAGAGATAGATCGAGACTTAGTAGCCTATTGGAATCAAGAAAATCTCAAGGGTTTAAGGGTCATAGAAGGTGATGCGCTCAAATTTAATTTTATTGAATGGTCTCAGAATCATTCAGGAAAAAAAGGCCTATGCAAGGTAGTGGGTAATTTGCCCTATAACATTTCTTCACCACTACTTTTTCATTTGGTGTCAGCGGCAGCGCATATCGACGAGCAGGTTTTTATGCTGCAAGCAGAAGTCGTCGAGAGAATGGTTGCTCATGCCGGTAGTTCTGACTTTAGTAGGCTTTCTGTGATGCTGCAGGCTCGCTACCACATGGAATTAGTATTGGAAGTCCCGCCCGAGGCATTTGACCCAGCGCCTAAAGTCAATTCTGCCGTGGTGCGGATGATTCCTAGAAAAAATTTCGACTTGACTCTATCTCAATGGAATGTGCTGGAGCAAGTAGTGGCAGCAGCTTTTGCGCAGAGAAGAAAAATGTTGCGCACAAATCTTCACGCTTTTGCTGATCGCTTGAAATTAAGCGAAGGAGAGCTCAAAGCTAGGGCTCAAGATATTTCAGTTAATCGCTATATAGAGTGGGCTAAGCTCTTAGCCGCTTAA
- the gmhB gene encoding D-glycero-beta-D-manno-heptose 1,7-bisphosphate 7-phosphatase codes for MSTSSSKLIILDRDGVINEDRDDYVKSVNEWVPLPGSLEAIALLNQAGYQIAVATNQSGLARGYFAITDLHAMHSKMEKLLQSLGGSIDSIFFCPHTDAHGCDCRKPAPGLMKEIALRYKRASSNQPLLGVPIVGDSLRDLQAGIALGASPHLVLTGKGQKTLATGGLPEGTQIHADLMAFATTLLENQV; via the coding sequence ATGAGCACTAGCTCTTCGAAACTCATTATTCTCGATCGCGACGGTGTGATTAATGAAGATCGTGACGATTACGTTAAATCTGTAAATGAGTGGGTACCACTTCCCGGCAGCCTCGAGGCTATTGCCCTACTCAATCAAGCAGGCTATCAAATTGCAGTTGCGACCAACCAATCTGGATTAGCAAGAGGTTATTTTGCGATTACCGATTTGCATGCGATGCATAGCAAAATGGAAAAACTGCTGCAATCTTTGGGCGGAAGCATCGACAGCATTTTCTTTTGCCCACACACCGATGCCCATGGATGCGATTGCCGCAAGCCAGCGCCTGGCCTCATGAAAGAGATTGCCCTGCGCTATAAAAGAGCGAGTAGCAATCAACCTTTATTGGGCGTTCCTATTGTGGGCGATTCCTTGCGAGATCTTCAGGCAGGAATTGCATTGGGTGCATCACCCCATTTAGTTCTCACAGGCAAGGGGCAAAAGACGCTTGCAACAGGTGGTTTACCTGAAGGCACTCAAATTCATGCTGATTTGATGGCTTTTGCAACTACACTGCTAGAAAACCAAGTCTAG
- a CDS encoding 1-acyl-sn-glycerol-3-phosphate acyltransferase encodes MVFVRSTLFALFLLIFTPIWAVLCMLAFPLLSPENRYRFIGLWNKVVIWLLWHLCDIHYEIRGMEHMHAVLDQPVVILSKHQSAYETIAYIALLPKQLCFVFKRELLWIPFFGWALALLKMIHINRANKQTAALSVASQGRKRLSEGKWIMLFPEGTRTPRGSTKPYRKGGARLASATGALVIPIAHNAGSCWPKNSFLKKPGTVIFSIGSAITSEGKSGEQLQQEVEGWIETEMRTIDPSVYK; translated from the coding sequence ATGGTCTTTGTTCGCTCAACCCTATTTGCCCTGTTTTTACTGATCTTCACCCCAATTTGGGCAGTGCTTTGCATGTTGGCATTTCCTTTGTTGAGTCCTGAAAATCGCTATCGCTTTATTGGACTCTGGAACAAGGTTGTGATTTGGTTACTTTGGCATCTCTGTGATATTCATTATGAAATTCGCGGCATGGAACATATGCATGCAGTACTGGATCAGCCAGTAGTGATCCTTAGCAAACACCAATCTGCCTACGAGACTATTGCTTATATTGCCTTGCTTCCCAAACAGCTTTGTTTTGTATTCAAGCGAGAATTGCTTTGGATCCCATTTTTTGGCTGGGCCTTAGCTTTACTCAAGATGATTCATATCAATCGTGCCAATAAACAAACGGCGGCTCTATCTGTCGCAAGCCAAGGACGTAAACGCCTTAGCGAAGGTAAATGGATCATGCTATTTCCAGAGGGCACTCGAACTCCAAGAGGCTCAACCAAGCCCTATCGCAAAGGTGGGGCTCGGCTAGCTAGCGCAACCGGAGCATTGGTTATTCCTATTGCTCACAATGCCGGTAGCTGCTGGCCCAAGAATAGCTTTCTAAAAAAACCCGGTACTGTGATTTTTTCAATTGGTTCGGCAATTACTTCCGAAGGCAAGTCTGGGGAGCAGTTACAACAAGAAGTTGAAGGTTGGATTGAAACTGAAATGCGCACCATTGATCCGAGCGTATATAAATAA